A DNA window from Ornithinimicrobium humiphilum contains the following coding sequences:
- a CDS encoding GNAT family N-acetyltransferase translates to MSWRWPVTRRTVLPSGEVLTLRPLERGDRVAWESLRRRNRAWLSRWESTVPGEPRRPMSFRRLRRGFDLAARDGVLLPFVIDVDGRIVGQMQLFDVVWGSRAGGWAGYWLDEATTGRGYATWGLATLLDHALLIAGLHRVEVGIRPENTASLAVVARLRLPEEGLRRGLMHVEGAWRDHRCFAVLAEDLGPGGFAEGGLVALLRRSG, encoded by the coding sequence GTGAGCTGGCGCTGGCCGGTCACCCGCCGGACGGTGCTGCCCTCCGGCGAGGTGCTGACGCTGCGCCCGCTCGAGCGCGGCGACCGGGTCGCCTGGGAGTCGTTGCGCCGACGCAACCGGGCGTGGCTGTCCCGCTGGGAGTCGACCGTGCCCGGCGAGCCCCGACGGCCGATGTCCTTCCGCAGGCTGCGTCGGGGCTTCGACCTCGCGGCGCGCGACGGCGTGCTGCTGCCCTTCGTGATCGACGTCGACGGCCGGATCGTCGGGCAGATGCAGCTCTTCGACGTGGTCTGGGGATCGCGCGCCGGCGGGTGGGCCGGTTACTGGCTCGACGAGGCCACCACGGGCCGGGGCTATGCGACCTGGGGACTGGCCACGCTCCTCGACCACGCACTGCTCATCGCCGGCCTGCACCGGGTCGAGGTCGGCATCCGGCCGGAGAACACCGCCAGCCTCGCCGTCGTCGCCCGCCTGCGGCTGCCCGAGGAGGGGCTGCGCCGCGGACTGATGCACGTCGAGGGGGCGTGGCGCGACCACCGGTGCTTCGCCGTCCTCGCCGAGGACCTCGGCCCCGGCGGCTTCGCCGAGGGCGGTCTCGTCGCGCTGCTGCGTCGGAGCGGCTGA
- the moaC gene encoding cyclic pyranopterin monophosphate synthase MoaC, translating into MSTAGPDGLTHLRADGTAHMVDVTAKRVTVRTASAAGTVLLSPEAVAALRGGTVPKGDALGVARIAGIQAAKRTPDLVPLCHPIAIHAVEVDLQVRDEGVDITATVRTADRTGVEMEALTCVSVAALALIDMVKAVDKLAVVTDVRVTAKSGGRSGDWTRPA; encoded by the coding sequence GTGAGCACGGCCGGCCCGGACGGCCTGACCCACCTGCGGGCGGACGGCACCGCCCACATGGTCGACGTGACCGCCAAGCGGGTCACCGTCCGCACCGCCTCGGCGGCGGGCACGGTGCTGCTGTCGCCGGAGGCCGTCGCCGCGCTGCGCGGCGGCACGGTGCCCAAGGGCGACGCCCTGGGCGTCGCGCGCATCGCCGGCATCCAGGCGGCCAAGCGGACCCCCGACCTCGTGCCGCTCTGCCACCCGATCGCCATCCACGCCGTGGAGGTCGACCTGCAGGTCCGCGACGAGGGCGTGGACATCACCGCGACCGTCCGCACCGCGGACCGCACGGGCGTGGAGATGGAGGCGCTGACGTGCGTCAGCGTCGCCGCGCTGGCGCTGATCGACATGGTCAAGGCGGTCGACAAGCTGGCGGTCGTGACCGACGTGCGGGTCACCGCCAAGTCCGGCGGCCGGTCCGGGGACTGGACCCGACCGGCGTGA
- the glp gene encoding gephyrin-like molybdotransferase Glp, giving the protein MISVEEHLANILRQIEPLAPETVPVTRAHGLVTASDVTSTADLPRFDNSSMDGYAVRRADLEGASPENPVLLPVVGDIAAGDQATHELVPGAAWRIMTGAPVPAGADAVVRVEDTDGHPREAKFRVQPEPGANIRRAGEDIRAGEVVLPAGTRVAAPQLAALVSAGIEEVEVVAPVRVVVLSTGDELVRVGEPVGPGQIVDSNGPMLEALVREAGFFAVHVGHLPDDEDVTRKEVRHHLDHADAIITTGGVSKGAYDIVKAVLTGEGTMEFVEVAMQPGKPQGFGLLGKRRVPVFTLPGNPVSTLVSFEVFVRPALEKRAGRLVGDTTTTGLATTSWPSAAHRRTYTRVRVTRDSTGEYAVEPVGGHGSHMVAGLALADALAVSSEEATEVEAGSRVELMLLRPRREIDGRLAGEGA; this is encoded by the coding sequence ATGATCTCCGTCGAGGAGCACCTCGCGAACATCCTGCGCCAGATCGAGCCGCTCGCACCCGAGACGGTGCCGGTGACCCGCGCCCACGGGCTCGTCACCGCGAGCGACGTGACCAGCACCGCCGACCTGCCACGCTTCGACAACTCCTCGATGGACGGCTATGCCGTGCGCCGGGCCGACCTCGAGGGCGCCTCCCCGGAGAACCCCGTGCTGCTGCCCGTCGTCGGCGACATCGCGGCCGGTGACCAGGCGACGCACGAGCTCGTGCCCGGAGCGGCCTGGCGCATCATGACCGGCGCGCCCGTGCCGGCGGGCGCCGACGCCGTGGTGCGGGTGGAGGACACCGACGGCCACCCTCGCGAGGCGAAGTTCCGCGTGCAGCCCGAGCCCGGTGCCAACATCCGCCGGGCCGGTGAGGACATCCGGGCCGGCGAGGTCGTGCTGCCCGCCGGCACCCGCGTCGCCGCGCCGCAGCTGGCCGCGCTCGTCTCCGCCGGGATCGAGGAGGTCGAGGTCGTCGCCCCGGTGCGCGTCGTCGTGCTCTCCACCGGCGACGAGCTGGTGCGGGTCGGCGAGCCGGTGGGGCCCGGCCAGATCGTCGACTCCAACGGCCCGATGCTCGAGGCGCTCGTGCGCGAGGCGGGCTTCTTCGCCGTCCACGTCGGCCACCTGCCGGACGACGAGGACGTCACGCGCAAGGAGGTGCGTCACCACCTCGACCACGCCGACGCGATCATCACGACCGGCGGAGTGAGCAAGGGCGCCTACGACATCGTCAAGGCGGTGCTGACCGGCGAGGGCACGATGGAGTTCGTCGAGGTAGCGATGCAGCCGGGCAAGCCGCAGGGCTTCGGCCTCCTCGGCAAGCGCCGCGTGCCGGTCTTCACGCTCCCGGGCAACCCGGTGAGCACGCTGGTCAGCTTCGAGGTCTTCGTCCGCCCCGCCCTGGAGAAGCGCGCGGGCCGGCTCGTCGGCGACACCACGACGACCGGCCTGGCGACGACCTCCTGGCCGAGCGCGGCCCACCGCCGCACCTACACCCGTGTGCGCGTCACCCGCGACAGCACGGGGGAGTATGCCGTGGAGCCGGTGGGCGGTCACGGCTCGCACATGGTGGCCGGGCTCGCGCTCGCCGACGCCCTCGCCGTCTCCTCCGAGGAGGCGACCGAGGTGGAGGCCGGGTCGCGGGTCGAGCTGATGCTGCTCCGCCCCCGCCGGGAGATCGACGGCCGGCTCGCCGGGGAGGGGGCGTGA